The following are from one region of the Falco naumanni isolate bFalNau1 chromosome 20 unlocalized genomic scaffold, bFalNau1.pat SUPER_20_unloc_1, whole genome shotgun sequence genome:
- the ENDOU gene encoding poly(U)-specific endoribonuclease, with protein sequence MLPGCGLAGTGWWCILRTTLLFLSSKDLYTDPDSCKERCEEPYNENDKCHCNTECEMYHNCCEDYYRHCQPSGEWARESAHTREGFSSRQDTITDEDLLRISEQLYQADHNKAQPTDITIKPQYQASPDETGDQEDRSPQPLYKYVNEKLFSKPTYASFIKLLDNYQRATGREEDVTAEELREQDSFLKEVMKTELMKKLFTFLHEKNRYGSKQEFVADLKEMWFGLYSRGDGERDSSGFEHVFSGEVKKGKVSGFHNWIRFYLLEKQGIINYFSHNFNGPWDTYPDVLGLQFSWDGFYKEVGSAFIGCSPEFEFGLYTLCFVARPGKACHLSLGGYSISIQTYAWTKSTYSSGKKYIATAYVISP encoded by the exons ATGCTCCCAGGTTGTGGGCTGGCTGGCACAGGGTGGTGGTGCATCCTGAGGACCACACTGTTGTTTCTCTCTTCCAAAGACCTGTACACAGACCCTGACTCCTGCAAGGAACGCTGTGAGGAGCCTTACAATGAGAATGACAAGTGCCACTGCAACACCGAGTGTGAGATGTACCACAACTGCTGCGAGGATTACTACAGACACTGCCAACCCA gtGGAGAATGGGCCAGGGAATCTGCTCACACTCGCG AGGGTTTCTCCAGCAGGCAAGATACCATCACCGATGAGGACCTTCTGCGCATCTCGGAGCAGCTTTACCAGGCAGATCACAACAAAGCCCAGCCAACCGACATCACCATTAAGCCCCAGTACCAGGCATCCCCTGATGAGACGGGTGACCAGGAGGACCGCTCCCCGCAGCC GCTCTACAAATATGTCAATGAGAAGCTCTTCTCCAAACCCACCTATGCAAGCTTCATTAAACTGCTGGACAACTACCAGAGGGCcactggcagggaggaggacgTGACAGCGGAGGAGCTGAGGGAGCAGGACAGCTTCCTCAAGGAGGTGATGAAAACTGAGCTCATGAAGAAACTCTTCACCTTCCTCCATGAAAAAA ACCGCTATGGCTCCAAGCAGGAGTTCGTTGCTGATTTGAAGGAGATGTGGTTCGGCCTCTACTCCAGAGGGGATGGTGAGCGGGACTCCAGTGGTTTCGAGCATGTCTTCTCAG GGGAAGTGAAAAAAGGGAAGGTGTCTGGATTTCACAACTGGATTCGCTTCTACCTCCTTGAAAAGCAGGGCATCATCAACTACTTCAGCCACAATTTCAACGGGCCA TGGGACACCTACCCTGACGTTCTGGGGCTGCAGTTCAGCTGGGACGGCTTCTACAAGGAGGTGGGCTCTGCCTTCATCGGCTGCAGCCCCGAGTTCGAGTTTGGGCTGTACACATTGTGCTTCGTTGCACGTCCTGGGAAGGC ATGTCACCTGAGCCTGGGTGGCTACAGCATCAGCATCCAGACCTATGCCTGGACCAAGTCCACCTACAGCAGCGGCAAGAAGTACATCGCCACTGCCTATGTGATCTCACCCTAA
- the RAPGEF3 gene encoding rap guanine nucleotide exchange factor 3 isoform X1: MHLFRSSSYEIRLEGERGSLPRIQGIRWTPLLDTESTLDYGHSLTQASSEKIWRAGKLLFSHLTSTHPSLIRDHKHHLRHYRQCCSGKELVDWLLSAGLTIQTRSQAIGICQVLVDGGVLTHVKQEWHFQDKETQFYRFAELELSPELGAGLRDAEELLEALAFLAQLGPDALLTMALRKPPAQRTEDELELIFEELLHIKAVAHLSNSVKRELASVLMFESHQRAGTVLFSQGDKGTSWYIIWKGSVNVVTHGKGLVATLHEGDDFGQLALVNDAPRAATIILREDNCHFLRVDKQDFNHILKDVEANTMRLKEHGKVVLVLQKNLQGGSSQPAEARSSRYLVMAGTPEKILEHLLEFMRLDATLYDPVDTLLGDFLLTYTVFMPTSQLCRALLHHFRAEPLEGSEQEKATYSLHKRRKILRLVSQWVLLYGRLLQGDRSTTALLQNLADLASRDPRLGGLVQEQAQDRRRPRALENGQSSVSPQPKTRSSVNWLTSQEEAVLNSSCALRAQDKVPYEIYRPDHSCLITVLPINASVRDILRSLAPQLGQDGEHILVKVNSAGASTTLSPADKVGLQLDAVGVFTALGLNERLFAVSVEELDSLTPHPEQLGPHVGSSETLDLISSKDLASHLTDYDWNLFKSIHQVEMIHYIIGPQKFHDVTTANLERVMRRFNELQYWVATELCLCPEVGRRAQLLRKFIKLAAHLKEQKNLNSFFAVMFGVSNTAVSRLAKTWERLPHKIRKLHSVLERMLDPSWNHRVYRLAVAKLSPPIIPFVPLLLKDMTFIHEGNRTLAENLINFEKMHMMAKTVRVLQRCRGHAHAPLSPLRNRSPHRTEDPRAVRISTCSEQSLSMRSPVSTWAYLQHLKAIDSQKELLRLSHDLES, from the exons ATGCACTTGTTCCGGAGCTCCAGCTACGAGATCCGGCTGGAGGGCGAGAGGGGCAGCTTGCCCCGCATCCAGGGCATCCGCTGG accCCGCTTTTGGACACTGAATCCACTCTGGACTATGGACACAGCCTTACCCAG GCATCCTCAGAGAAGATCTGGCGAGCCGGGAAGCTCCTCTTTAGCCACCtcaccagcacccaccccagcctCATCCGGGACCACAAGCATCACCTGCGGCACTACAG gcagtgctgctccGGGAAGGAGCTGGTGGACTGGCTGCTGAGCGCTGGGCTCACCATCCAGACACGTAGCCAGGCCATCGGCATCTGCCAGGTGCTGGTGGACGGAGGTGTCCTGACACATG TGAAGCAGGAGTGGCATTTCCAGGACAAGGAAACCCAGTTTTACCGTTTTGCTGAGCTGGAGCTGAGCCCTGAGCTTGGTGCTGGGCTCCGGGATGcggaggagctgctggaggcacTGGCCTTCCTAGCCCAGCTGGGTCCTGATGCGCTGCTCACCATGGCTCTGCGCAAGCC GCCTGCCCAGCGCACAGAGGATGAGCTGGAGCTTATATTTGAGGAGCTCCTCCACATCAAAGCTGTGGCTCATCTCTCCAACTCA GTGAAGCGGGAGCTGGCATCCGTGCTGATGTTTGAGTCGCACCAGAGAGCAGGCACCGTGC TGTTCAGCCAAGGAGATAAAGGCACGTCATGGTACATCATCTGGAAGGGCTCGGTGAATGTGGTCACCCATGGCAAG GGCTTGGTGGCCACCCTGCATGAGGGGGATGACTTTGGGCAGCTGGCGCTGGTGAATGATGCACCCCGCGCAGCCACCATCATCCTGCGAGAGGACAACTGCCACTTCCTCCGTGTGGACAAGCAGGACTTCAACCACATCCTCAAG GACGTGGAGGCCAACACCATGCGTCTGAAGGAGCACGGGAAGGTGGTGCTTGTCCTGCAGAAGAACctgcagggtggcagcagccagccagccgAGGCACGGAGCAGCAG GTACTTGGTGATGGCCGGGACGCCAGAGAAGATCCTTGAGCATCTGCTGGAGTTCATGAGGCTCGACGCCACGCTCTATGACCCCGTGG ATACCCTGTTGGGGGACTTTCTGCTGACTTACACCGTGTTCATGCCGACCTcgcagctctgcagagctctgctgcaccA TTTCCGTGCGGAGCCGCTGGAGGGTTCGGAGCAGGAGAAGGCCACCTACTCCCTGCACAAGCGTCGGAAGATCCTGCGGCTGGTGAGCCAGTGGGTGCTGCTCTACGGGCGGCTGCTGCAGGGCGACCgcagcaccacagccctgctgcag AACCTCGCGGACCTGGCGAGCCGGGACCCCCGCCTGGGAGGTCTGGTCCAGGAGCAAGCACAGGACCGCCGGCGGCCACGAGC GCTGGAGAATGGACAGAGCAGTGTTTCTCCCCAGCCTAAG ACTCGGAGTTCGGTGAACTGGCTCACAAGCCAGGAGGAAGCAGTTTTGAACAGCAGTTGTGCTTTAAGAGCCCAGGACAAAG TGCCCTACGAGATCTACAGACCGGACCACTCATGCCTGATCACAGTGCTGCCCATCAACGCCTCGGTGCGGGACATCCTGCGGTCCCTCGCCCCCCAGCTCGGCCAGGATGGGGAGCACATCCTGGTGAAGGTGAATTCGGCCGGAG CATCGACCACCCTCTCTCCCGCAGACAaagtggggctgcagctggatgCCGTGGGGGTGTTCACAGCGCTGGGGCTCAATGAGAGGCTCTTTGCCGTGAGCGTGGAGGAGCTGGACAGTCTG ACCCCCCACCCCGAGCAGCTGGGCCCCCATGTCGGTTCCTCAGAGACCCTGGACCTCATCAGCTCCAAGGACCTGGCCAGCCACCTCACTGACTACGACTGGAACCTCTTCAAGAGCATCCACCAG GTGGAAATGATCCACTACATCATCGGGCCACAGAAATTTCACGATGTAACCACGGCCAACCTGGAGCGGGTCATGCGGCGGTTCAATGAGCTGCAGTATTGGGTGGCCACAGAGCTGTGCCTCTGCCCCGAGGTGGGCAGGCGAGCCCAGCTCCTCCGCAAGTTCATCAAGCTGGCTGCACA CCTCAAGGAGCAGAAGAACCTGAATTCCTTCTTCGCAGTGATGTTTGGTGTGAGCAACACAGCTGTCAGCCGCCTGGCCAAGACCTGGGAG AGGCTGCCCCACAAGATCCGGAAGCTGCATTCTGTGCTGGAGCGGATGCTG GACCCATCGTGGAACCACAGGGTCTATCGCCTGGCCGTGGCCAAGCTGAGCCCCCCCATCATCCCCTTTGTGCCTCTTCTCCTCAAAG ACATGACATTCATCCATGAGGGCAATCGCACGCTGGCTGAGAACCTCATCAACTTTGAGAAGATG CACATGATGGCAAAGACTGTGCGTGTCCTGCAGCGCTGCCGGGGCCACGCACATG CTCCACTCTCCCCACTGCGAAATCGCTCCCCTCACCGGACAGAGGACCCCAGGGCCGTCAGGATCTCCACGT gCTCAGAGCAGTCCCTGAGTATGCGGAGCCCCGTCTCCACCTGGGCATACCTGCAGCACCTGAAAGCCATCGACAGCCAGAAGGAGCTGCTGCGGCTTTCCCACGACCTGGAGTCCTGA
- the RAPGEF3 gene encoding rap guanine nucleotide exchange factor 3 isoform X2, which yields MHLFRSSSYEIRLEGERGSLPRIQGIRWTPLLDTESTLDYGHSLTQASSEKIWRAGKLLFSHLTSTHPSLIRDHKHHLRHYRQCCSGKELVDWLLSAGLTIQTRSQAIGICQVLVDGGVLTHVKQEWHFQDKETQFYRFAELELSPELGAGLRDAEELLEALAFLAQLGPDALLTMALRKPPAQRTEDELELIFEELLHIKAVAHLSNSVKRELASVLMFESHQRAGTVLFSQGDKGTSWYIIWKGSVNVVTHGKGLVATLHEGDDFGQLALVNDAPRAATIILREDNCHFLRVDKQDFNHILKDVEANTMRLKEHGKVVLVLQKNLQGGSSQPAEARSSRYLVMAGTPEKILEHLLEFMRLDATLYDPVDTLLGDFLLTYTVFMPTSQLCRALLHHFRAEPLEGSEQEKATYSLHKRRKILRLVSQWVLLYGRLLQGDRSTTALLQNLADLASRDPRLGGLVQEQAQDRRRPRALENGQSSVSPQPKTRSSVNWLTSQEEAVLNSSCALRAQDKVPYEIYRPDHSCLITVLPINASVRDILRSLAPQLGQDGEHILVKVNSAGASTTLSPADKVGLQLDAVGVFTALGLNERLFAVSVEELDSLTPHPEQLGPHVGSSETLDLISSKDLASHLTDYDWNLFKSIHQVEMIHYIIGPQKFHDVTTANLERVMRRFNELQYWVATELCLCPEVGRRAQLLRKFIKLAAHLKEQKNLNSFFAVMFGVSNTAVSRLAKTWERLPHKIRKLHSVLERMLDPSWNHRVYRLAVAKLSPPIIPFVPLLLKDMTFIHEGNRTLAENLINFEKMPGPLAVPSQGPQGSRR from the exons ATGCACTTGTTCCGGAGCTCCAGCTACGAGATCCGGCTGGAGGGCGAGAGGGGCAGCTTGCCCCGCATCCAGGGCATCCGCTGG accCCGCTTTTGGACACTGAATCCACTCTGGACTATGGACACAGCCTTACCCAG GCATCCTCAGAGAAGATCTGGCGAGCCGGGAAGCTCCTCTTTAGCCACCtcaccagcacccaccccagcctCATCCGGGACCACAAGCATCACCTGCGGCACTACAG gcagtgctgctccGGGAAGGAGCTGGTGGACTGGCTGCTGAGCGCTGGGCTCACCATCCAGACACGTAGCCAGGCCATCGGCATCTGCCAGGTGCTGGTGGACGGAGGTGTCCTGACACATG TGAAGCAGGAGTGGCATTTCCAGGACAAGGAAACCCAGTTTTACCGTTTTGCTGAGCTGGAGCTGAGCCCTGAGCTTGGTGCTGGGCTCCGGGATGcggaggagctgctggaggcacTGGCCTTCCTAGCCCAGCTGGGTCCTGATGCGCTGCTCACCATGGCTCTGCGCAAGCC GCCTGCCCAGCGCACAGAGGATGAGCTGGAGCTTATATTTGAGGAGCTCCTCCACATCAAAGCTGTGGCTCATCTCTCCAACTCA GTGAAGCGGGAGCTGGCATCCGTGCTGATGTTTGAGTCGCACCAGAGAGCAGGCACCGTGC TGTTCAGCCAAGGAGATAAAGGCACGTCATGGTACATCATCTGGAAGGGCTCGGTGAATGTGGTCACCCATGGCAAG GGCTTGGTGGCCACCCTGCATGAGGGGGATGACTTTGGGCAGCTGGCGCTGGTGAATGATGCACCCCGCGCAGCCACCATCATCCTGCGAGAGGACAACTGCCACTTCCTCCGTGTGGACAAGCAGGACTTCAACCACATCCTCAAG GACGTGGAGGCCAACACCATGCGTCTGAAGGAGCACGGGAAGGTGGTGCTTGTCCTGCAGAAGAACctgcagggtggcagcagccagccagccgAGGCACGGAGCAGCAG GTACTTGGTGATGGCCGGGACGCCAGAGAAGATCCTTGAGCATCTGCTGGAGTTCATGAGGCTCGACGCCACGCTCTATGACCCCGTGG ATACCCTGTTGGGGGACTTTCTGCTGACTTACACCGTGTTCATGCCGACCTcgcagctctgcagagctctgctgcaccA TTTCCGTGCGGAGCCGCTGGAGGGTTCGGAGCAGGAGAAGGCCACCTACTCCCTGCACAAGCGTCGGAAGATCCTGCGGCTGGTGAGCCAGTGGGTGCTGCTCTACGGGCGGCTGCTGCAGGGCGACCgcagcaccacagccctgctgcag AACCTCGCGGACCTGGCGAGCCGGGACCCCCGCCTGGGAGGTCTGGTCCAGGAGCAAGCACAGGACCGCCGGCGGCCACGAGC GCTGGAGAATGGACAGAGCAGTGTTTCTCCCCAGCCTAAG ACTCGGAGTTCGGTGAACTGGCTCACAAGCCAGGAGGAAGCAGTTTTGAACAGCAGTTGTGCTTTAAGAGCCCAGGACAAAG TGCCCTACGAGATCTACAGACCGGACCACTCATGCCTGATCACAGTGCTGCCCATCAACGCCTCGGTGCGGGACATCCTGCGGTCCCTCGCCCCCCAGCTCGGCCAGGATGGGGAGCACATCCTGGTGAAGGTGAATTCGGCCGGAG CATCGACCACCCTCTCTCCCGCAGACAaagtggggctgcagctggatgCCGTGGGGGTGTTCACAGCGCTGGGGCTCAATGAGAGGCTCTTTGCCGTGAGCGTGGAGGAGCTGGACAGTCTG ACCCCCCACCCCGAGCAGCTGGGCCCCCATGTCGGTTCCTCAGAGACCCTGGACCTCATCAGCTCCAAGGACCTGGCCAGCCACCTCACTGACTACGACTGGAACCTCTTCAAGAGCATCCACCAG GTGGAAATGATCCACTACATCATCGGGCCACAGAAATTTCACGATGTAACCACGGCCAACCTGGAGCGGGTCATGCGGCGGTTCAATGAGCTGCAGTATTGGGTGGCCACAGAGCTGTGCCTCTGCCCCGAGGTGGGCAGGCGAGCCCAGCTCCTCCGCAAGTTCATCAAGCTGGCTGCACA CCTCAAGGAGCAGAAGAACCTGAATTCCTTCTTCGCAGTGATGTTTGGTGTGAGCAACACAGCTGTCAGCCGCCTGGCCAAGACCTGGGAG AGGCTGCCCCACAAGATCCGGAAGCTGCATTCTGTGCTGGAGCGGATGCTG GACCCATCGTGGAACCACAGGGTCTATCGCCTGGCCGTGGCCAAGCTGAGCCCCCCCATCATCCCCTTTGTGCCTCTTCTCCTCAAAG ACATGACATTCATCCATGAGGGCAATCGCACGCTGGCTGAGAACCTCATCAACTTTGAGAAGATG CCAGGACCCCTGGCTGTCCCCTCACAGGGGCCACAGGGCAGCCGCCGCTGA